One Halomonas sp. THAF5a genomic region harbors:
- a CDS encoding CidA/LrgA family protein: protein MPLIMGMSMLLSCQFAGELLAKGLLLPIPGPVIGMVILLLALLVRGKVPSCLRLAGEGLLRYLTLLFVPAGVGLMVHFELIGADLWAIAVTLLVSTAVTLTVTAWVLERLQRRRVGKADHGEENA, encoded by the coding sequence ATGCCGTTGATCATGGGGATGAGCATGCTGCTGTCATGCCAGTTCGCGGGGGAATTGCTGGCGAAGGGACTGCTGTTGCCGATACCGGGACCGGTGATCGGCATGGTGATCCTGCTGTTGGCGCTGCTGGTTCGCGGCAAGGTACCGTCCTGCCTGCGCCTGGCGGGTGAAGGGCTGCTGCGCTACCTGACGCTGCTGTTCGTGCCCGCCGGGGTGGGGCTGATGGTGCACTTCGAGCTGATCGGGGCGGACCTCTGGGCGATCGCGGTGACCCTGCTGGTGTCCACCGCGGTGACGCTGACCGTGACGGCCTGGGTGCTCGAACGCCTGCAGCGTCGCAGAGTCGGCAAGGCCGACCATGGGGAGGAGAACGCATGA
- the coxB gene encoding cytochrome c oxidase subunit II, which translates to MRRLLVWMAVGVTLAAMTPMGLANGWNMPEGVTAVSRDIYSLHMIIFWICVVIGVVVFGAMFYSLFRYRHSRGAKAATFHEHTSVEVIWTAIPLLILVAMAVPATATLKTMYDSSEADLDVMVTGQQWRWRYDYLGEDVAFTSNLSTSREQISGDSEKGENYLLEVDEPLVLPVGQKVRLLLTSDDVIHSWWVPELAVKQDAVPGFVNENWVRIEEPGIYRGQCAELCGRNHGFMPVVVEAVEPERFDEWMAKRKEAAQQEAMSADREWGLDELMARGEQTYGAVCAACHQPDGSGSPPAFPALAGNQALLEEPDRHISTVIDGVAGSAMPAFRNTLSPVEIAAVVTYERNAWGNDAGDTVQPSEIAERLAAQDE; encoded by the coding sequence ATGCGCAGGCTGCTCGTGTGGATGGCGGTTGGGGTGACCTTGGCAGCCATGACGCCGATGGGGCTCGCCAACGGCTGGAACATGCCCGAGGGCGTCACGGCGGTAAGCCGCGACATCTACTCCCTGCACATGATCATCTTCTGGATCTGCGTGGTCATCGGGGTGGTCGTCTTCGGGGCGATGTTCTACTCCCTGTTCCGCTATCGCCACTCGCGCGGTGCCAAGGCGGCCACCTTCCATGAACACACCAGCGTGGAGGTCATCTGGACGGCGATACCGCTGCTGATCCTGGTGGCCATGGCGGTCCCCGCCACCGCGACCCTCAAGACCATGTACGACTCCTCGGAAGCCGACCTCGACGTGATGGTCACCGGGCAGCAGTGGCGCTGGCGCTACGACTACCTGGGCGAGGACGTCGCCTTCACCTCCAATCTCAGCACCTCTCGCGAGCAGATCAGCGGCGACAGCGAGAAGGGTGAGAACTATCTCCTCGAGGTCGACGAGCCCCTGGTGCTGCCGGTGGGCCAGAAGGTGCGCCTGCTGCTGACCTCGGATGACGTCATTCACTCCTGGTGGGTGCCCGAGCTCGCCGTCAAGCAGGATGCCGTGCCCGGCTTCGTCAACGAGAACTGGGTGCGCATCGAGGAGCCCGGCATCTATCGCGGCCAGTGCGCCGAACTCTGCGGTCGCAACCATGGCTTCATGCCGGTGGTGGTCGAGGCCGTGGAGCCGGAGCGCTTCGACGAATGGATGGCAAAGCGCAAGGAGGCCGCCCAGCAGGAGGCGATGAGCGCCGATCGCGAGTGGGGGCTCGACGAGCTGATGGCCCGGGGCGAGCAGACCTACGGCGCGGTCTGCGCCGCCTGCCACCAGCCGGACGGCAGCGGCAGTCCGCCGGCCTTCCCGGCACTGGCGGGCAACCAGGCGCTGCTGGAGGAGCCTGATCGCCATATCAGTACCGTGATCGACGGCGTGGCGGGGTCCGCCATGCCGGCGTTCCGCAACACGCTCAGCCCGGTAGAGATCGCCGCGGTGGTCACCTACGAGCGCAACGCCTGGGGCAATGACGCCGGTGACACCGTGCAACCGTCGGAGATCGCCGAGCGCCTCGCCGCCCAGGACGAATGA
- a CDS encoding DUF2970 domain-containing protein, with protein sequence MWQAIKSVLAAFLGVQKDERRREDFRSERPGTFIVAGLVVGALFVVLVAFVAVMAAR encoded by the coding sequence ATGTGGCAGGCGATCAAGTCGGTGTTGGCCGCCTTTCTGGGCGTGCAGAAGGACGAGCGCCGCCGCGAGGACTTTCGCTCCGAGCGCCCCGGCACCTTCATCGTCGCGGGGCTGGTCGTCGGGGCGCTCTTCGTGGTGCTGGTGGCGTTCGTGGCGGTGATGGCCGCGCGCTGA
- the ctaD gene encoding cytochrome c oxidase subunit I, whose protein sequence is MASQLPPKPTLQHSTTTAGGMAEAGHARPRGLMRWLLTTNHKEIGTLYLLFSLTMFFIGGIFALVVRAELFQPGLQLVQPEFFNQMTTMHGLIMVFGAIMPAFVGLANWMVPLQIGAPDMALPRLNNFSFWLLPVAFLLLLSTLLMPGGGPNFGWTFYAPLSTTYAPPSTSFFILSLHLAGISSILGAINIIATILNLRAPGMRLMDMPLFVWTWLITAFLLIAVMPVLAGVITMMLMDINFGTSFFNAAGGGDPVLFQHLFWFFGHPEVYIMILPAFGIVSAIIPTFSRKRLFGYASMVYATAAIAILSFMVWAHHMFIVGLPLVAELFFMYTTMLIAVPTGVKVFNWVATMFRGSISFEPPMLFALAFVVQFTVGGFSGLMLAIAPADFQYHDTYFVVAHFHYVLVPGALFAILAGAYYWLPKWTGHYPNLRLSQWHFWLSVIGVNLTFFPMHFSGLAGMPRRIPDYALQFADFNLASSLGGFLFGASQLLFVLVIIKCARGGEKAPARAWEGAEDLEWSVPSPAPLHTFETPPTFHPREH, encoded by the coding sequence ATGGCTTCCCAGCTGCCTCCCAAGCCGACTCTGCAGCACAGCACCACCACCGCCGGCGGCATGGCCGAGGCCGGTCATGCCCGGCCGCGTGGACTGATGCGCTGGCTGTTGACCACCAATCACAAGGAGATCGGCACTCTTTACCTGCTCTTCTCCCTGACCATGTTCTTCATCGGCGGCATCTTCGCCCTGGTGGTGCGCGCCGAGCTCTTCCAGCCCGGCCTGCAGCTGGTACAGCCCGAGTTCTTCAACCAGATGACCACCATGCACGGCCTGATCATGGTGTTCGGCGCGATCATGCCGGCCTTCGTCGGCCTGGCCAACTGGATGGTGCCGCTGCAGATCGGCGCTCCCGACATGGCCCTTCCGCGGCTCAACAACTTCAGTTTCTGGCTGCTGCCGGTGGCCTTCCTGCTGCTGCTCTCGACCCTGCTGATGCCGGGCGGCGGCCCGAACTTCGGCTGGACCTTCTACGCGCCGCTCTCGACGACCTACGCGCCGCCCTCAACGAGCTTCTTCATCCTGTCGCTGCATCTCGCCGGCATCAGCTCGATCCTCGGCGCCATCAACATCATCGCCACCATCCTCAACCTGCGGGCGCCGGGGATGCGCCTGATGGACATGCCGCTGTTCGTCTGGACCTGGCTGATCACCGCCTTCCTGCTGATCGCCGTGATGCCGGTGCTCGCCGGGGTGATCACCATGATGCTGATGGACATCAACTTCGGCACCAGCTTCTTCAATGCCGCCGGCGGCGGTGACCCGGTGCTCTTCCAGCACCTGTTCTGGTTCTTCGGGCATCCCGAGGTCTACATCATGATCCTGCCGGCCTTCGGCATCGTCTCGGCGATCATCCCGACCTTCTCCCGCAAGCGCCTGTTCGGCTACGCCTCCATGGTCTATGCCACGGCGGCCATCGCGATCCTCTCCTTCATGGTCTGGGCGCACCACATGTTCATCGTCGGCCTGCCGCTGGTGGCCGAGCTGTTCTTCATGTACACCACCATGCTGATCGCGGTGCCGACCGGCGTGAAGGTCTTCAACTGGGTGGCGACGATGTTCCGCGGCTCGATCAGCTTCGAGCCCCCCATGCTCTTCGCCCTGGCCTTCGTGGTGCAGTTCACCGTGGGCGGCTTCTCGGGGCTGATGCTGGCCATCGCCCCCGCCGACTTCCAGTACCACGACACCTACTTCGTGGTGGCGCACTTCCACTACGTGCTGGTGCCCGGGGCGCTCTTCGCGATCCTCGCCGGCGCCTACTACTGGCTGCCCAAGTGGACCGGCCACTACCCGAACCTGCGCCTCTCGCAGTGGCACTTCTGGCTGTCGGTGATCGGCGTGAACCTGACCTTCTTCCCGATGCACTTCTCGGGGCTCGCCGGCATGCCGCGCCGGATCCCGGACTACGCGCTGCAGTTCGCCGACTTCAACCTGGCCTCGAGCCTCGGTGGCTTCCTGTTCGGCGCCTCGCAGCTGCTCTTCGTGCTGGTGATCATCAAGTGCGCCCGCGGCGGCGAGAAGGCGCCGGCCAGGGCCTGGGAGGGCGCCGAGGACCTGGAGTGGAGCGTGCCGAGCCCGGCACCGCTGCACACCTTCGAGACGCCCCCGACGTTTCACCCCCGGGAGCACTGA
- a CDS encoding LrgB family protein, giving the protein MNVASFDQLWVYLSGNPLLSLLVTLLVFALAVRINRAMGGTPLLHPVTLSIAMLIALLLLVDMDYATYFEGAQFIHFLLGPATVALAIPLYDHRQRVYRLLWPLMLACGAGVVTAVSSTIGLAMLLGADPKTLLSLAPRSVTSPIAMGIAEQIGGIPSLAAGLVLLTGSIGCALGPAILRLLRITDPAVQGFTMGLSAHGFGTAHAFARMGAVAGAFSGLAMGLSGLVTAFLLPLITGLLGVG; this is encoded by the coding sequence ATGAACGTCGCCTCCTTCGACCAGCTGTGGGTCTATCTGTCCGGCAATCCGCTGCTCTCGCTGCTGGTCACCCTGCTGGTCTTCGCCCTGGCCGTGCGGATCAATCGCGCCATGGGCGGCACGCCGCTGCTGCACCCGGTGACGCTCTCCATCGCGATGCTGATCGCGCTGCTGCTGCTGGTGGACATGGACTACGCCACCTACTTCGAGGGGGCGCAGTTCATTCACTTCCTGCTGGGGCCGGCCACGGTGGCCCTGGCGATTCCCCTCTATGATCACCGCCAGCGTGTCTACCGCCTGCTTTGGCCGCTGATGCTGGCCTGTGGGGCAGGCGTCGTCACGGCGGTGTCGTCCACCATCGGGCTCGCCATGCTGCTCGGTGCCGATCCCAAGACGCTGCTGTCGCTGGCCCCCCGATCGGTGACCTCACCCATCGCCATGGGGATCGCCGAGCAGATTGGCGGCATTCCCTCGCTGGCGGCCGGACTGGTGCTGCTGACCGGCTCCATCGGCTGTGCGCTGGGGCCGGCGATCCTGCGGCTCCTGCGCATTACCGACCCGGCGGTCCAGGGCTTCACCATGGGGCTCTCGGCCCACGGATTCGGTACCGCCCATGCCTTCGCACGAATGGGAGCCGTCGCCGGTGCCTTCTCGGGCCTGGCCATGGGGCTCTCGGGTCTGGTGACCGCCTTCCTGCTGCCGCTGATCACCGGCCTGCTGGGCGTGGGCTGA